From the genome of Deinococcus sp. JMULE3, one region includes:
- a CDS encoding purine-nucleoside phosphorylase: MSQIHVRAQPGDVAPYVLLPGDPNRARHIAETYLEGAHEYTSHRQLLGFTGTYQGVPVSVQTTGMGCPSAAIVAEELARLGARTLIRVGTLGGATPSVAPGDLVIATAAVPNDGTTRQMLGGAPYAPAASFEVVEASVQAARASGAPHHVGLVMTEDAFYASTPEHARLWAGRGVLGFEMEASAIFLVAAQRGLRAACLTACSNDIGDPQLVPDDVLAAGVDRMVRVALDAIVTLAARD; encoded by the coding sequence ATGAGCCAGATTCATGTTCGAGCCCAGCCCGGCGACGTCGCCCCGTATGTCCTGCTGCCCGGCGATCCCAACCGCGCCCGGCACATCGCCGAGACATACCTGGAGGGCGCCCACGAGTACACCAGCCACCGACAGCTGCTGGGTTTCACGGGCACGTATCAGGGCGTGCCGGTCAGCGTGCAGACGACCGGGATGGGCTGCCCGAGCGCGGCGATCGTCGCGGAGGAACTCGCGCGGCTGGGCGCCCGGACGCTGATCCGCGTGGGCACGCTGGGCGGCGCGACCCCCAGCGTGGCGCCCGGTGATCTGGTGATCGCCACGGCGGCCGTCCCGAACGACGGCACCACCCGGCAGATGCTGGGCGGCGCGCCGTACGCTCCGGCCGCGAGCTTCGAGGTTGTGGAGGCCAGCGTGCAGGCCGCCCGCGCCAGCGGCGCGCCGCACCACGTGGGGCTGGTCATGACCGAGGACGCCTTCTACGCCAGCACGCCCGAGCACGCGCGGCTGTGGGCGGGCCGGGGCGTGCTGGGCTTCGAGATGGAAGCCAGCGCGATCTTCCTGGTGGCCGCTCAGCGGGGGCTGCGCGCGGCGTGCCTGACGGCGTGCAGCAACGACATCGGCGACCCGCAGCTGGTGCCGGACGACGTGCTGGCGGCCGGGGTGGACCGCATGGTGCGCGTGGCGCTGGACGCCATCGTGACGCTGGCCGCGCGCGACTGA
- a CDS encoding S-layer homology domain-containing protein: protein MRKSLIIASTLALSLGAASAQTTTTAAPAQVTLSDVPAGHWAKDAVDKIVQCGLIQGFPDGTFRGNENLTRYQAALIFYRALQTGSLSGCGFSASDMTTIANGMQEVSTELAAIASRVTDLEKLTADQQARIDALEAKINGMDTGAASADVAALNARIDALEAAIRNIPAGPQGPAGPTGPQGPAGPTGPQGPAGASTSTTGTVTTPAPSTGTTVVIGDTTPVAAAPMKNLYAGVGVGAKMAGNGAECLNTFDQNKPKVNYCYTGSVMVGSNQVIGPVGARVAAEYQPGYNGVSVDANATYALQNGSRLTPYVGAGLGLTSSQTRTAGSTANASDIYVNGIIGVDYNITDSLAVFVEGNGRYYLSNNGYGTGLATSAADKGGFNGGIKTGVKFYF from the coding sequence ATGCGCAAATCACTGATCATCGCGTCCACCCTGGCCCTCAGCCTCGGCGCAGCCAGCGCCCAGACCACCACGACCGCCGCCCCCGCCCAGGTCACCCTGAGCGACGTCCCCGCCGGTCACTGGGCCAAGGACGCCGTGGACAAGATCGTCCAGTGCGGCCTGATTCAGGGCTTCCCCGACGGCACCTTCCGCGGCAACGAGAACCTCACCCGCTACCAAGCCGCGCTGATCTTCTACCGCGCCCTGCAGACCGGCAGCCTCAGCGGCTGCGGCTTCAGCGCCAGTGACATGACCACTATCGCCAACGGCATGCAGGAAGTCAGCACCGAGCTGGCCGCCATCGCCAGCCGCGTCACCGACCTCGAGAAACTCACCGCCGACCAGCAGGCCCGCATCGACGCCCTCGAAGCGAAGATCAACGGCATGGACACCGGCGCTGCCAGCGCCGACGTCGCCGCGCTGAACGCCCGCATCGACGCGCTGGAAGCCGCCATCCGCAACATCCCCGCCGGTCCCCAGGGTCCCGCAGGCCCCACCGGCCCCCAGGGCCCCGCAGGCCCCACCGGTCCCCAGGGCCCCGCAGGCGCCAGCACCAGCACCACGGGCACCGTCACCACCCCCGCCCCCAGCACCGGCACCACCGTCGTCATCGGTGACACCACCCCCGTCGCCGCCGCCCCCATGAAGAACCTGTACGCCGGGGTCGGCGTGGGCGCCAAGATGGCCGGCAACGGCGCCGAGTGCCTGAACACCTTCGACCAGAACAAACCCAAGGTGAACTACTGCTACACCGGCAGCGTCATGGTCGGCAGCAACCAGGTCATCGGCCCGGTCGGCGCCCGCGTGGCCGCCGAGTACCAGCCCGGCTACAACGGCGTGAGCGTGGACGCCAACGCCACCTACGCCCTGCAGAACGGCAGCAGGCTGACCCCCTACGTCGGCGCCGGTCTGGGCCTGACGAGCAGCCAGACCCGCACCGCCGGGTCCACCGCCAACGCCAGCGACATCTACGTGAACGGCATCATCGGAGTGGACTACAACATCACCGACAGCCTCGCGGTGTTCGTGGAAGGCAACGGCCGCTACTACCTGAGCAACAACGGCTACGGCACCGGCCTCGCCACCAGCGCAGCCGACAAGGGCGGCTTCAACGGCGGCATCAAGACCGGCGTGAAGTTCTACTTCTAA
- a CDS encoding excalibur calcium-binding domain-containing protein, with protein sequence MHRLIRPLLPLLLCGAAHATPAWVMPVTKLYPVPNQTSTPLRTLGARTALNLNRCYALWCDVQFGTQRGWVLRAAVDTTGDCRRLVPLGLKDLRRTEAAYHTSRDPNRNGVACEPMDRPLLGR encoded by the coding sequence ATGCACCGCCTGATCCGCCCCCTGCTGCCGCTGCTCCTGTGCGGCGCGGCCCACGCCACGCCCGCCTGGGTGATGCCCGTCACGAAACTGTACCCGGTCCCGAACCAGACCAGCACGCCGCTGCGCACCCTCGGTGCCCGCACGGCACTGAACCTGAACCGCTGCTACGCCCTGTGGTGCGACGTGCAGTTCGGCACGCAGCGAGGCTGGGTGCTGCGCGCCGCCGTGGACACCACCGGCGACTGCCGCCGCCTCGTCCCGCTGGGCCTGAAGGACCTGCGCCGCACCGAGGCCGCGTACCACACCAGCCGCGACCCCAACCGCAACGGCGTCGCGTGCGAACCGATGGACCGCCCCCTGCTGGGCCGCTGA
- a CDS encoding enoyl-CoA hydratase/isomerase family protein translates to MTQLDEFEFNNVQIDQHGPIAVLTINRPRALNALSADTLSEIAQAVNLIVEDAEVGALIITGAGDKAFVAGADISEFENLEGVYDGRELSLAGQDVMHQISSLPIPVIAAVNGFALGGGLELALACDVRVAATTARLGLPEVSLGLIPGFGGTQRLARLVGAGRALDLMLTARQVKADEALGMGLVNYVADDALTKAREVAELMLKNAPIALSLVKEAVRRGLDTTLEAGLEVEADLFGMTVATKDFREGVDAFLNKRRAEFQGE, encoded by the coding sequence ATGACCCAACTGGATGAATTCGAGTTCAACAACGTGCAGATTGACCAGCATGGCCCCATCGCGGTCCTGACCATCAACCGCCCCCGCGCGCTGAACGCCCTGAGTGCCGACACCCTGTCGGAGATCGCGCAGGCCGTGAACCTGATCGTGGAGGACGCCGAGGTGGGCGCGCTGATCATCACGGGCGCCGGGGACAAGGCGTTCGTGGCGGGCGCGGACATCAGCGAGTTCGAGAACCTGGAGGGCGTGTACGACGGCCGCGAGCTGTCGCTGGCCGGGCAGGACGTCATGCATCAGATCTCCTCGCTGCCGATTCCCGTGATCGCGGCCGTGAACGGCTTCGCGCTGGGCGGCGGGCTGGAACTGGCGCTGGCGTGCGACGTGCGCGTGGCCGCCACGACCGCCCGCCTGGGCCTGCCGGAAGTCTCGCTGGGCCTGATCCCCGGTTTCGGCGGCACGCAGCGTCTGGCGCGGCTGGTGGGTGCGGGCCGCGCGCTGGACCTGATGCTCACGGCCCGGCAGGTGAAGGCCGACGAGGCGCTGGGCATGGGCCTCGTGAACTACGTCGCGGACGACGCGCTGACCAAGGCGCGCGAGGTGGCCGAGCTGATGCTGAAGAACGCCCCGATCGCGCTGTCCCTCGTCAAGGAGGCGGTGCGCCGCGGCCTGGACACCACGCTGGAGGCGGGCCTGGAGGTCGAGGCGGACCTGTTCGGCATGACGGTCGCCACGAAGGACTTCCGTGAGGGGGTGGACGCCTTCCTGAACAAGCGCCGCGCGGAGTTCCAGGGTGAATGA
- the greA gene encoding transcription elongation factor GreA: MTKDRITMTQRGYDKLVETLHFLKTTKREEISENMGRAIEDGDLRESAAYDEARMQQSENEARISELERQLERALIIEEDATGGAGLGAKVRVRDAKGKEHHFELVGTYEVDVLKGKISDASPIGKALAGRRAGEKVTVQLPKGSAEFEIISVDYL; encoded by the coding sequence ATGACGAAGGATCGCATCACGATGACCCAGCGCGGGTACGACAAACTGGTCGAAACCCTGCACTTCCTGAAGACCACCAAACGCGAGGAGATCTCCGAGAACATGGGCCGCGCCATCGAGGACGGCGACCTGCGCGAAAGCGCCGCGTACGACGAGGCCCGCATGCAGCAGAGCGAGAACGAGGCCCGCATCTCCGAACTGGAGCGGCAATTGGAACGCGCCCTGATCATCGAGGAGGACGCCACGGGCGGCGCCGGACTGGGCGCTAAGGTCCGCGTGCGCGACGCCAAAGGCAAGGAGCATCACTTCGAACTGGTCGGCACGTACGAGGTGGATGTCCTGAAAGGCAAGATCAGCGACGCCAGCCCCATCGGCAAGGCCCTCGCCGGGCGCCGCGCCGGGGAGAAGGTCACGGTGCAGCTCCCCAAGGGCAGCGCCGAGTTCGAGATCATCAGCGTCGACTACCTGTAA
- the ychF gene encoding redox-regulated ATPase YchF yields the protein MGLAIGIVGLPNVGKSTLFNAITRAGALAANYPFATIEPNVGRVTVPDERLAALSRVFTKGERVPPIIPTFVEFVDIAGLVKGASKGEGLGNQFLANIREVDAIAHVVRCFEDGNVIHVAGRVDPIDDIETINTELILADLGGLEKRLQNLQKKAKGNDKDAKEQAELAEQIIAVLSEGKPARAGTYDAPIPKEFGLITTKPVIYVANVGEDNLTEDNEYVQKVREYAAAEGAQVVKISAQIEGELAEMPEDEARAFLEELGVQESGLDQLVTVGYDTLGLITFITSGEKEVRAWTIRRGEKAPEAAGEIHSDLERGFIRAEVIEWDKMVEAGGWANAKSKGWVRTEGKEYVMKDGDIMNVLHNM from the coding sequence ATGGGTCTTGCTATTGGTATCGTCGGTCTGCCCAACGTGGGCAAAAGCACGCTGTTCAACGCCATCACGCGCGCCGGGGCGCTCGCCGCGAACTACCCGTTCGCCACGATCGAACCGAACGTGGGTCGCGTGACTGTCCCGGACGAGCGTCTCGCCGCGCTGAGCCGCGTGTTCACGAAGGGTGAGCGCGTCCCGCCGATCATCCCGACGTTCGTGGAGTTCGTGGACATCGCGGGCCTCGTGAAGGGTGCGAGCAAGGGCGAGGGCCTGGGGAACCAGTTCCTGGCGAACATCCGCGAGGTGGACGCCATCGCGCACGTCGTCCGCTGCTTCGAGGACGGGAACGTCATTCACGTCGCGGGCCGCGTGGACCCCATCGACGATATCGAGACGATCAACACCGAACTGATCCTCGCGGACCTGGGCGGCCTGGAAAAACGCCTCCAGAACCTCCAGAAGAAAGCCAAGGGGAACGACAAGGACGCGAAAGAGCAGGCGGAACTGGCCGAGCAGATCATCGCCGTGCTGTCCGAGGGCAAACCCGCCCGCGCCGGGACGTACGACGCGCCCATCCCCAAGGAGTTCGGGCTGATCACGACCAAACCCGTGATCTACGTCGCTAACGTCGGCGAGGACAACCTGACCGAGGACAACGAGTACGTGCAGAAGGTCCGCGAGTACGCCGCCGCCGAGGGCGCGCAGGTCGTGAAGATCAGCGCGCAGATCGAGGGTGAACTGGCCGAGATGCCCGAGGACGAAGCCCGCGCGTTCCTGGAGGAACTGGGCGTGCAGGAAAGCGGCCTGGACCAGCTGGTCACGGTCGGGTACGACACGCTGGGCCTGATCACGTTCATCACGAGCGGCGAGAAGGAAGTGCGCGCCTGGACGATCCGCCGCGGCGAGAAGGCCCCGGAGGCCGCCGGTGAGATCCACAGCGACCTGGAACGCGGCTTCATCCGCGCCGAGGTCATCGAGTGGGACAAGATGGTCGAGGCCGGCGGCTGGGCGAACGCCAAGAGCAAGGGCTGGGTGCGCACCGAAGGCAAGGAGTACGTCATGAAGGACGGCGACATCATGAACGTCCTGCACAACATGTGA
- a CDS encoding phosphohydrolase, which translates to MGGEQKFRLQVEGGTVSDVAGREDSAAPAAKTRVVEFTTPRAKLIEEANQAIRTDLRDYPRALAAYDALRADPEALAHWDMANYITMRKLGYNDHGRVHAFITGAAGMAITELLLEGGVRTDIMESGVGDADDVFLTVILGTMLHDIGNQIHRVGHEAHGVALALPILDRIMTPLYPDPFKRVKVRSFILGAINCHDLNPAPLTMEGGIVAVADGTDITKGRGRKAFSLGSVDIHSISALAVDQVVIERGRDKPVLISVTMNNSGGIFQVEEILAPKVIRTPLRRFVDLRATTRPEGEEQILSRVRLDGDHFVMDLESGAQVEVEVMDTQKQVQQAVANNLGISSETR; encoded by the coding sequence ATGGGCGGCGAGCAGAAGTTCCGCCTGCAGGTCGAGGGCGGCACGGTCAGCGACGTCGCGGGCCGCGAGGACAGCGCCGCGCCCGCCGCGAAGACCCGCGTGGTCGAGTTCACGACGCCCCGCGCGAAACTGATCGAGGAGGCCAATCAGGCGATCCGCACCGACCTGCGGGACTACCCACGCGCCCTGGCCGCGTACGACGCGCTGCGCGCCGACCCGGAGGCCCTGGCGCACTGGGACATGGCGAACTACATCACCATGCGCAAGCTGGGGTACAACGACCACGGCCGCGTGCACGCGTTCATTACGGGCGCGGCGGGCATGGCGATCACCGAACTCCTGCTCGAGGGCGGGGTGCGGACCGACATCATGGAGAGTGGCGTCGGAGACGCGGACGACGTGTTCCTGACGGTCATCCTGGGCACCATGCTGCACGACATCGGGAACCAGATTCACCGCGTGGGGCACGAGGCGCACGGCGTGGCGCTGGCCCTGCCGATCCTCGACCGGATCATGACGCCGCTGTACCCCGACCCGTTCAAGCGCGTGAAGGTGCGCTCGTTCATCCTGGGCGCCATCAACTGCCACGACCTGAACCCCGCGCCGCTGACCATGGAGGGCGGCATCGTCGCCGTGGCGGACGGGACGGACATCACCAAGGGCCGGGGACGCAAGGCATTCAGCCTGGGCAGCGTGGACATCCACTCGATCAGCGCACTGGCGGTGGATCAGGTGGTCATCGAGCGCGGGCGGGACAAGCCGGTGCTGATCAGCGTGACCATGAACAACTCCGGCGGGATCTTCCAGGTCGAGGAGATCCTGGCGCCGAAGGTGATCCGCACGCCCCTGCGCCGCTTCGTGGACCTGCGCGCCACGACCCGCCCCGAGGGCGAGGAGCAGATCCTCTCGCGCGTGCGGCTGGACGGCGACCACTTCGTGATGGACCTGGAGAGCGGCGCTCAGGTCGAGGTCGAGGTGATGGACACGCAGAAGCAGGTGCAGCAGGCCGTGGCGAACAACCTGGGCATCAGCAGCGAAACCCGCTGA
- a CDS encoding DHH family phosphoesterase, with protein MTGDTVTAPRWVLAPPASRQELLRVMQEWRVSPPLAQVLTGRHLTPALLDPPLTLTPNPALREAARRIVTAIRGKQRVRIHGDYDADGVSATATLVLGLRDLGADVHGFIPHRLNEGYGVHPDKVEEHAAACDLLVTVDCGVTNLEEVAALIARGVQVIVTDHHAPGADFPDALVVHPRLTDRYDHDLHNLTGAGVAYHLLWAVHEELGLPEPRALTALATLGTVADVAPLIGENRALVRAGLDALRDTTLPGLRALLDSGRVKRPTARDVAFILAPRINAAGRLGEADVALDLLTTPSAHDASRLAEYLEIRNQERRKLQDDMFQHALTLADPTEPALVVTHPDWHAGVMGIVASKLVDAYHKPVFIVAQGKGSVRSTPGISAVEGLRYSHDLLKRYGGHPGAAGFAIDPTNMNAFRDRIHAYARQFPTPVAQVRLDAPLPALAASLDLLQETHTFEPFGEGHALPLWHLREPLTETRLVGKKGNSLQFKVAGLRGIKFDETDDAAGERDLGAHLVSSEWRGQTRLEFHGQALRAPGTIDLDAPNPERPTPRLNPKAAMEHLRAGASAYAEGPVAAYLRDNVPGLTLVTTADAHPGGELILYALPPEDTLRGWLHATQTRPTASLAFAFGPKTLAELEGSLSRHHLSAPPANPLLNPGTLEAAADAYRRWQWAHHWRTLSDDGWTASVHAMLGEPVQEREAVSAD; from the coding sequence ATGACCGGTGACACCGTGACCGCGCCCCGCTGGGTGCTCGCGCCGCCCGCCAGCCGCCAGGAGCTGCTGCGCGTCATGCAGGAATGGCGCGTGTCGCCCCCGCTGGCGCAGGTCCTCACCGGGCGGCACCTCACGCCTGCGCTGCTGGACCCGCCCCTGACGCTGACGCCGAACCCGGCGCTGCGCGAGGCTGCCCGGCGCATCGTGACCGCGATCAGGGGGAAGCAGCGCGTCCGCATCCACGGGGATTACGACGCGGACGGCGTGAGCGCCACCGCCACCCTGGTCCTGGGCCTGCGCGACCTGGGCGCAGACGTGCATGGCTTCATCCCGCACCGCCTGAACGAGGGCTACGGCGTCCACCCGGACAAGGTCGAGGAGCACGCCGCTGCCTGCGACCTGCTCGTGACCGTGGACTGCGGCGTGACGAACCTGGAGGAGGTCGCGGCCCTGATCGCGCGGGGCGTGCAGGTCATCGTCACCGACCACCACGCGCCCGGCGCCGATTTCCCCGACGCACTGGTCGTCCACCCGCGCCTGACCGACCGCTACGACCACGACCTGCACAACCTGACCGGGGCGGGCGTCGCGTACCACCTCCTCTGGGCCGTTCATGAGGAACTTGGCCTGCCGGAACCACGCGCCCTGACGGCCCTGGCGACCCTGGGCACCGTCGCGGACGTCGCGCCTCTCATCGGGGAGAACCGGGCCCTGGTCAGGGCCGGACTGGACGCCCTGCGGGACACGACCCTGCCGGGCCTGCGCGCCCTGCTCGACTCTGGCCGCGTCAAGCGCCCCACCGCGCGGGACGTGGCCTTCATCCTCGCGCCGCGCATCAACGCCGCCGGACGCCTCGGCGAGGCCGACGTCGCCCTGGACCTGCTGACTACCCCCAGCGCGCACGACGCCAGCCGCCTCGCGGAATACCTGGAGATCCGCAACCAGGAACGCCGCAAACTCCAGGACGACATGTTCCAGCACGCCCTGACCCTCGCCGACCCGACCGAGCCCGCGCTCGTCGTCACGCACCCCGACTGGCACGCGGGCGTCATGGGCATCGTCGCCAGCAAACTCGTCGACGCGTACCACAAACCCGTGTTCATCGTCGCGCAGGGCAAGGGCTCCGTACGGTCCACGCCCGGCATCAGCGCCGTCGAGGGCCTGCGCTACAGCCACGACCTCCTGAAACGCTACGGCGGGCACCCCGGCGCCGCCGGATTCGCCATCGACCCCACCAATATGAACGCCTTCCGGGACCGCATCCACGCGTACGCCCGGCAGTTCCCCACCCCCGTCGCGCAGGTACGCCTGGATGCGCCACTCCCCGCGCTGGCCGCCAGCCTCGACCTGCTCCAGGAGACGCACACGTTCGAACCCTTCGGCGAGGGGCACGCCCTGCCGCTGTGGCACCTGCGCGAACCCCTCACCGAGACCCGACTGGTCGGCAAGAAAGGCAACAGCCTCCAGTTCAAGGTCGCGGGCCTGCGCGGCATCAAATTCGACGAAACAGACGACGCTGCCGGAGAACGCGACCTGGGCGCGCACCTCGTCAGCAGCGAATGGCGCGGCCAGACCCGCCTGGAATTCCACGGACAGGCCCTCCGCGCCCCCGGCACCATCGACCTCGACGCCCCCAACCCCGAGCGGCCCACCCCGCGCCTGAACCCCAAAGCCGCCATGGAACACCTGCGCGCCGGAGCCAGCGCCTACGCCGAAGGACCCGTCGCCGCGTACCTGCGCGACAACGTCCCCGGCCTCACCCTCGTCACCACCGCCGACGCGCACCCCGGCGGGGAACTCATCCTGTACGCCCTGCCACCCGAGGACACCCTGCGCGGCTGGCTGCACGCCACCCAGACCCGCCCCACCGCCAGCCTCGCCTTCGCGTTCGGCCCCAAAACCCTCGCGGAACTCGAAGGCAGCCTCAGCCGCCACCACCTCAGCGCCCCACCCGCCAACCCCCTCCTGAACCCCGGCACCCTGGAAGCCGCCGCCGACGCCTACCGCCGCTGGCAGTGGGCTCACCACTGGCGCACCCTCAGCGACGACGGCTGGACCGCCAGCGTCCACGCCATGCTCGGCGAACCCGTACAGGAACGGGAAGCAGTCAGCGCGGACTGA